ATTCTTCAAACCAACACGAGCGCGACGAATAGCGCGGGAAACAGCCTTCACAGCATCATCTTGACCGATGAGGCGCTGATGCAAGGTGTCTTCCATGTGCAGCAACTTCTCAGATTCGGACTCAGTGAGTTTGTTCACTGGTACACCAGTCCAAGAAGCGACAATGTGAGCGATATCTTCTTCTGTAACTACAGGTTCTAGACCATCACCACCAGCTGCGTTGGTTTTAGTTTGAGCAATGGTGCGGATTTCCGCTTTGATTTCCATTTCTCTGTCCCGCAGTTCACCGGCTCTGTCAAAGTCCTGAGAACGAACAGCATCATCTTTTTCTTTTAAGATTTGCCGCAGTTCCTTGTCTAACTCTTTTGCTGCTGGGGGTAGCTGGGAGTTAATCAAGCGGACGCGAGAACCGGCTTCGTCGATCAAGTCGATGGCTTTATCTGGTAAATAGCGATCGCTAATATATCGATCAGACAATTTTGCAGCCGCGACTAAAGCTTCATCGGAGATTTTTAACTTGTGGTGTTGCTCGTAGCGATCGCGCAAACCATATAAAATTTCTATTGTTTCATCAACAGAAGGTTCACCCACCATCACAGGCTGGAAGCGTCTTTCCAACGCTGCATCCCGTTCAATGTGCTTGCGGTACTCATCCAAAGTGGTTGCGCCGATACACTGCAACTCACCCCGCGCCAAAGCTGGCTTGAGGATATTCGCCGCATCAATAGCCCCTTCAGCCGCACCTGCACCGATTAAGGTGTGAACTTCGTCAATTACCAGGATGACATTACCCGCCGAGCGGATCTCATCCATGATTTTTTTTAGGCGTTCTTCAAATTCACCCCGATACTTGGTTCCTGCTACCAGCAACCCAATATCGAGAGTGACAACACGCTTATCTTCCAGGATGTCGGGGACATCTTTGTTAGCGATGCGGCTGGCTAAACCTTCAGCAATGGCTGTTTTACCAACCCCAGGTTCACCAATCAGCACTGGATTATTTTTAGTCCGGCGACCCAAAATTTGAATCACACGCTCAATTTCCTTGGCGCGTCCCACCACAGGATCGAGCTTGTTATCAACGGCCATTTGGGTCAAGTTAGAGCCAAATTCATCCAAAGTTGGGGTTTTAGTGCGACCCGAAGGACCGCCAGGAGTAACTTCCGCAGTTTCTCCCAACATCCGAATCACTTGGGTTCTCACCTTAGACAAATCTACACCCAGGTTTTCTAGCACCCTGGCTGCTACACCTTCCCCTTCGCGGATGAGGCCCAACAGCAGATGCTCGGTGCCAATGTAGTTATGCCCTAGTTGGCGTGCTTCTTCCAAGGATAGTTCTAAAACCCGCTTTGCCCGTGGCGTAAACGGAATTTCCACGGCCACAAAGCCGGAACCTCGGCCTATGATCTTTTCAACTTCAATTCGGGCATCTTTAAGATTGACACCCATTGACTTTAGAACCTTGGCGGCTACTCCTGTGCCTTCCCCAATCAGACCCAGGAGGATCTGCTCGGTTCCAACAAAGTTGTGACCTAAACGGCGGGCCTCTTCTTGGGCCAGCATGATTACCTTAATGGCTTTTTCTGTGAAGCGTTCAAACATGGCATTTTTCCCATCACCTGCGTCGTGCCGGTATGCTGATTTTAGCACAGGCTAAAATTTTGGATATCTGTATCAAGAAAATAGATATCCTTCAGCCATCAGACTCTTTGATGGGTTAATTGCTAAATTTTTATTACTTTTTGTGTAGCTAGTGTACTGAGGAGGTCGAATTTACCAGCTTTTCTGGGACTAATCACAAACAAGAGACCGCTAATGTTGAGATTTTGTTGATCCAATCCCAAATAGATATGAATATCACAAATACCACTACACTGTCAAGCAAAGATAACTTTGTATAAGAAATCTCAATAAATTCTAGGAAATAATTTTAAAATTTTGATATAAATGAAATAGGAAATCTATGAAGATTGTATTTTTTGTCAACAGTCTGGGGACTGGGGACAAGAGTTTATGAATTATTAATTATTAACGACCAAGAAGATTGTTGCAGGCGATCGCTAATAATACTATGCCAATCATCTAAATTTTTGAGAAAATTTGGCTGTTGTAAGTCAGAAAGCCACAGAATCAGAGCATCTTCATCATTATCTTTGTAATAATGCGGTCGTCTGCCAGCAGTTTTAAAGCCAAATTTTTGATATAGAGAGATTGCCCCCTGGTTAGAAGCTCGAACTTCGAGGGTAG
The genomic region above belongs to Anabaena sphaerica FACHB-251 and contains:
- a CDS encoding ATP-dependent Clp protease ATP-binding subunit, yielding MFERFTEKAIKVIMLAQEEARRLGHNFVGTEQILLGLIGEGTGVAAKVLKSMGVNLKDARIEVEKIIGRGSGFVAVEIPFTPRAKRVLELSLEEARQLGHNYIGTEHLLLGLIREGEGVAARVLENLGVDLSKVRTQVIRMLGETAEVTPGGPSGRTKTPTLDEFGSNLTQMAVDNKLDPVVGRAKEIERVIQILGRRTKNNPVLIGEPGVGKTAIAEGLASRIANKDVPDILEDKRVVTLDIGLLVAGTKYRGEFEERLKKIMDEIRSAGNVILVIDEVHTLIGAGAAEGAIDAANILKPALARGELQCIGATTLDEYRKHIERDAALERRFQPVMVGEPSVDETIEILYGLRDRYEQHHKLKISDEALVAAAKLSDRYISDRYLPDKAIDLIDEAGSRVRLINSQLPPAAKELDKELRQILKEKDDAVRSQDFDRAGELRDREMEIKAEIRTIAQTKTNAAGGDGLEPVVTEEDIAHIVASWTGVPVNKLTESESEKLLHMEDTLHQRLIGQDDAVKAVSRAIRRARVGLKNPNRPIASFVFSGPTGVGKTELAKSLASYFFGSEEAMIRLDMSEYMERHTVSKLIGSPPGYVGYNEGGQLTEAVRRRPYTVVLFDEIEKAHPDVFNMLLQILEDGRLTDAKGRTVDFKNTLLILTSNIGSKVIEKGGSGIGFEFAEDQTESQYNRIRSLVNEELKQYFRPEFLNRLDEIIVFRQLNKAEVTQIAEIMLREVFGRLTEKGITLEVSDRFKDRLITEGYSPSYGARPLRRAIMRLLEDSLAEEILSGRIKDGDIAFVDVDENGVVQVTAQQRRELLPQVIES